GCTAGCGCATGTCGATGCCGCCGGTGCCCACCTCGATGATTTTGGTGGTGGCCGCGATAGCACATAGCAGCGGCATCGGGGCGGAGGCCTGCAGCGCGAAGTGGTGGACTCGGAAGGACGCGTTGTTCACGCCGATTTCGTCCGCAGCCTGGGTGATCTCCAGACGAGTCTTGGCGATCTTTTCCGCAGATGGCCCGCACTAGCTGCCGAAGGCGTAATGCCCGAAGCTTAAGAAGCCGAACGCTTTCATTGGATAACACTCCTTTTGATGGTGTTAACGAGAGGGGGTAACTTTGCAACGACATACCGTCGAGTTCAAGTTCAACGTGTAACGCGAGGCGTTATTGACGCTTCGCGTTATGGGGGGTACGGTGAAGCATGATCCAGTCTTTCGCTGACAAAGACACCGAACGGTTGTGGAACCGAGAGCGGGTTCGCTCGATCGATCCGCGTATCCATTCTGTGGCTTTGCGCAAGCTGCGTATCCTCGGATCCGCGCAGAGTCTTGAGGACCTGCGGATTCCGCCCGGCAACCGCCTCGAAGCGCTCAAGGGTGATAGGCAGGGTCAGCACAGTATCCGTATCAACGGCCAGTGGAGGATCTGCTTTCGGTGGACCGTCGCAGGGCCAGAGGAGGTTGAGATAGTTGACTATCACTGACAAGCTCCCTCCTGTCCACCCAGGAGAGATC
Above is a genomic segment from Corynebacterium sp. CNCTC7651 containing:
- a CDS encoding type II toxin-antitoxin system RelE/ParE family toxin, which gives rise to MIQSFADKDTERLWNRERVRSIDPRIHSVALRKLRILGSAQSLEDLRIPPGNRLEALKGDRQGQHSIRINGQWRICFRWTVAGPEEVEIVDYH